From a single Nicotiana tomentosiformis chromosome 2, ASM39032v3, whole genome shotgun sequence genomic region:
- the LOC104098367 gene encoding uncharacterized protein codes for MEKGRGRGRGRPKKQPSATFISSVVTCYQPLMEKSTSEITTPPSVPIADPVTIGGTACEFGSTSKNPGISKRLDLNTPVTICQLATSSQIPFNGTVKLVNQAQNQVSILGSSEKSTVEEVAITNESARPKAPWITLFQKNRFATNGDGPGYNAMKRYINLHWSHVTEPELFYHDEGYYIIRFQSVADAREILCAGPYSIANNPIILKPWTPDFDFTEEFPTVMPLWVKFPKLPMSRWGVGSLSRIASVIGTPIFADECTAKQTRVFCARMLIELNVTKELPTEIMVMDPYGKKFLQAITYDWKPAYCDKYLVVGHKCTNQARPVMQQPNQTRRTRSNKVITQEWRTKGHIHNATGPQNVTPSEEQQQDGNIMEVADQRGTT; via the exons ATGGAGAAAGGGAGAGGCAGAGGGCGTGGACGACCTAAGAAGCAACCATCAGCTACCTTTATAAGCTCGGTGGTAACTTGTTATCAACCACTGATGGAGAAATCAACATCAGAAATAACTACACCACCGTCAGTCCCAATTGCAGATCCAGTAACAATTGGAGGCACTGCATGTGAATTTGGATCTACATCGAAAAATCCTGGTATCTCTAAGAGGCTAGATCTAAATACTCCAGTGACAATTTGTCAATTAGCAACTTCTTCACAAATACCATTCAATGGAACAGTAAAGCTCGTAAACCAAGCTCAAAATCAAGTAAGTATTCTAGGTTCGTCGGAGAAATCAACAGTAGAAGAGGTGGCGATAACAAATGAGTCTGCTAGACCTAAAGCTCCATGGATAACTCTGTTCCAGAAGAATAGATTTGCCACCAATG GTGATGGACCAGGGTATAATGCAATGAAGCGATACATCAATTTGCACTGGTCACATGTTACTGAACCTGAATTGTTCTACCATGATGAAGGCTATTATATCATTAGATTTCAATCTGTTGCAGATGCTCGAGAAATATTATGTGCTGGCCCTTACTCAATTGCTAATAATCCTATCATCCTAAAACCATGGACTCCTGACTTTGATTTCACAGAAGAATTCCCTACTGTTATGCCATTGTGGGTAAAATTTCCTAAGTTGCCTATGTCGCGCTGGGGAGTTGGCTCTCTAAGCAGAATTGCTAGTGTAATTGGGACTCCTATCTTTGCTGATGAGTGTACTGCTAAGCAGACTCGAGTATTCTGTGCTCGAATGCTTATTGAACTTAATGTTACAAAAGAATTGCCCACTGAAATCATGGTTATGGATCCTTATGGAAAGAAGTTTCTGCAAGCTATAACCTATGACTGGAAACCTGCTTATTGTGACAAATATTTGGTTGTGGGACACAAATGTACCAACCAGGCACGACCTGTAATGCAACAGCCCAACCAGACAAGGAGAACAAGGAGTAACAAGGTTATCACACAAGAATGGAGAACCAAAGGGCATATACATAATGCAACTGGACCTCAGAATGTAACTCCATCTGAGGAACAACAGCAAGATGGCAACATAATGGAAGTTGCAGATCAAAGAGGAACAACATAG